AGCCCTGCGCCAGTCCGTGCTGCGCGCGCTGCGCGAAGACGACCGCCGGGCCGTAGGCGCCGACCGCGTAATAGCGTTCCGCCGTCGCGAGATTCGCCATCGGCTCGTTGCCCATCTGGCTGTACGCCGCCGCCGCCTCGTACCACGCGAACGGATCGTCGTCCTCGCGCTGCAGCGCCGCCTTCAGATTCACCAGCGCCGGCTGCGCCAGGGCCGGCCGTTCGGTCGCGAGCTGCGCCGCAGCCAGCGCGACCCGCAGCTGGGAGGCGTCCGGCATCAGGTCGACGCATTTCTGGAACGCCGCGACGCCGAGCTCGGGCTTGGCCATGCTCACATAGATCTGCCCCAGCACTTCGTAGAAATACGGATTGTTCGGCTCGTCCTTGATCAGGCTGTTGATCTCCGCCAGCGCCTTGGGCAGGTCGGGCTTGCGCGAATAGGCCATGGCGCGGGCATAGCGCGCGGGCTTGCTCATATCGCTCGGCGGATAGCGGTTGAACAGCGTCTGCAGCGGTTCGATATAGCCGGCGAGCTTGGCCTGCAGCATCTCGTATTCATGCTCGACCGCCGGATCCTCGGGCACGTCCTTGTAGGGCGATGCCTCCACCTCGGTCTCCAGGTTGGCGACGCGGTCGCGGCCCATCGGATGGTCGGAGGCATAGGGATCCATGCGGTCCTGCGCCCGCGCTTCCTCGTCGGCGAGCCGCACGAAGGTCGCGAGCAGGCCGCGCGACGATTGATGCGTCTTGTTGAGCAGCTTGATCGCGATCTGGTCGGCGGTCGCTTCCTGCACCCGGCTGAAGGCGTTGAACTGCTGCTCGGCGAGACCTTGACCGCCCATCAGGATCAGCATGCCGGCCTCGCCCGCGCCCGCCGCGATCGCCGCGATGCCGACGATCATCGACAGCAGCATCGGCACCATCGCCTTCTGGATGGCGGCGGAATCGCGCGACAGATGCCCGGCCACGATGTGGCCGGTCTCGTGCGCCATCACGCCTTTGAGCTCCAGCGAGTTCTTGGCGAACATGATCATGCCGCTCTGGATGAACATGTTCTGGCCCTCGGCGACGAAGGCGTTCACCGAGGAATCGTTGACCAGATAGATGTGCACGCCGGCCGGATCGACGCCGCCGGCCTTGAGCAGCGGGTCCTCATAGGAGCGCAGGGCGCGCTCGGTCTCGGTGTCGCGCAGCAGCAGGATGCCTTGCGCCGCCGCCGGGCCGACCTGTATCGCAAGTGCGGTCACGATCCCGAAAAGAAAGGCCAATGGCCGCGCGCGGCGGGAAACCGCATCGCGCAGGACGCGGAAACGGAGCAAAGGGTTGCAAAACGCCAAGGCTTGAACTCTCCTAAAGGTCCCCGCGCCCCTCGTCCGGTGGGGACCGTATGTGGCCGCGGAACCTGCGTCAACGGACGTGCGGCGCCTGTTAACCAGCTGGGAAATATGACACCGATGCTTCGTTTGCGGATATTGGCTTGCGCTTCGAGCCTGCTGCTTCTCTCCGGCTGCTCCTTCGACCTGAACCAGCCGCTGCAGGTCGGCGGCGGCCCCGTCGCTGTCGATCTCACCTCGGGCGGCGGCGGAAGCGGTGGCGGCGGCGGCAAGGCGCTCGTCGTCGGCGACGAGCCCTTCGCGGTGAAGGTGGGGGCCGCGATCCTGCAGCAAGGCGGCTCGGCCGCCGATGCGGCGACCGCGATGTACTTTGCACTTTCCGTAACCTATCCGGTCGCGGCCGGGCTGGGCGGCGGCGGCATCTGCATCCTGCGCGATGGTGCGAGCGGCCGGACCGAGGAATTCGACTTCCTCGCCCGCGACTCCAATGGCGGCGGCGCCTATGCGGTGCCCGGCAATGTCCGCGGCTTCGCGCTGCTGCAGAGCGCCTATGGCACCTTGCCCTGGCAGCGCGACGTGGCGCCGGCCGAAGCCTATGCCTCCGCGGGCTTTCCGATCTCCAAGGCCCTGTCGACGCGTATCGCCACCGCGCAGGACGTGATCCGCCTCGATGCCGCACTCGCGGCCGAATTCCTCGACGAATCCGGCAATGCCAAGCCGGCCGGCAGCATCGTGTCCAATCCCGATCTCGCCCAGACCCTGGCGACGATCCGCACGCAAGGACCGAACGGCTTCTATCGCGGTCCCGTCGGGGCGCGCATCCTCGCCTATTCCTCGTCCCAGGGCGGCGGCCTCACGGTCGCCGAATATGCCCGCTATGCGCCGCAGCGTACGGCGCCCCAAGCCATGCAGCTCGGCAACCAGTATGTCTACCTGCCGTCGCAGAACACCGGTGCGGGCGCCTTCGCGGGCGCGCTGTTCGACACCTTGAACCGCGCCCAGCAGACCAGTGTGGGCGCGAACGACCTGCAGGCCTCCGTCATCGTCGCGGTGAAGCAGGCCCTCGCGCGCTTCAAGGTCAGCAACCTGCCGCAGGATCTCGGCGCCACCGGCTTCGCGGCCACCGACTCGGCCGGCCAGTCCGTCGCCTGCGGCGTGACCATGAACGGCCCCTTCGGCTCCGGCCATAATGCGCAGGGCACCGGCGTGACGCTGGCGCGCGCCCCGTCCTCGGGCGAAGCGGGGCTCGCCGCGGCCTTCCTGACCCCGGTGATCGCGACGGAAGGCAGTGGCACGCTCTCCCTCGCGGGCGTCGGCGCCGGCGGCCCGAACGGCACCGCCGCGATGGGCTATGCCCTGGCGCGGCTCGCCCATGGCGACGGCCTGATCCGCCGCGCCGATCTGCGCTCCACCGGCGTCGCGCCTTACGACACGATCAACGCGATCACCTGCCAGGGCGACGCCTGCGTGGCACTCCCCGACCCCGGCGCCAACGGCCTGGGCGCCGCCGGTGACGCCGGGCCGTAGCAGCGGCTTCCGAGACCTTTTCGCCTCCGTCTTCGCCTTGTCGTCGCGAAGAATGCGCTTGACTTTTTAGTTTTGAAAACGGTTAAATATTCCAGAAATAGTGAAGGATATGGCCATGCTCGACAACGCCCGCGACGAGCGTTCGATCTTCCGCGCCTCGGTGATCTATCAGGACGACCGGGCGGCGCTCGATTGGCTGGCGAAAGCCTTCGGCTTCGAGACCGCGCTGATCATCACCGACGACGCCGGGACGCTCGTCCATGCGGAGATGCAATATCGCGGCGCCCTGGTGATGATCGCGCGCAAATTCGCCGACGCGCTGGAGAGCCCCAAAGCGCTGGGCGGCAAGAGCACGCAGCTGCTGCACGTCCATGTCGACACCGATATCGATGCGCATTTCGCGCGCGCCCGGGATGCCGGCGCCGTCATCCTGCAGGAGCCGTCCGACCAGTTCTACGGCGACCGCACCTATCGCTGCGCCGATCCCGAAGGCCACATCTGGGTCTTCGCGCAGACCGTGAAGGTGTTGACGCTCGGCGAGATGGAGCAGGCGAGCGGCCTGACGCTGCGCGAGACGCTGTGAAGGGCCGTGCGAAGCTCGACACCGTGCTGGCGGCGCTCGCCGATCCGCAGCGCCGCCGCGTGGTCGACCTATTGTCGGAACAGCCGCGTCCCGCCGGCGCGCTGGCCGCGGCGGTCGGCGTCAGCCCGCCGGCGATGAGCCGCCAGCTCCGCCTGCTGCGCCAGTCGGGCTTGGTCGAGGAACGCCATGACGGCCTGGACGCCCGCGTCCGGATCTACAGCCTGAGGCCCGAACCCATGACCGAGCTGAAAGACTGGTTGGCGGAGACCGAGGTCCTGTGGGGCCGCCAGCTTCTCGCCTTCAAGGCGCATGTCGAGAAGCGGCCGAAGGCGGGCCGCAGATGAGCAGCATCCTCGTGTCCGTCCGCGTCCGTGCCGCTCCGCAGGCGGCCTTCGACCTCTTTACGCGCGAGATCGCGCTGTGGTGGCGGCCCAGCCCGCTCTTCCGCTTCACCCCGCGCGACGGCGGCGTGCTGAGCTTCGAGGGCGGGGAGGGCGGCCGTTTCATCGAGACGCTGCCGAACGGCAAGGTGTTCGTGATCGGCCGTATCCTCGTGTGGCAGCCCGGCGCGCGGCTGGTCTTCGGCTGGCGCCAGGCGACCTTCACCAAGGATCAGAACACGCAGGTCGAAGTGCGCTTCGAAGCGGTCGGCGAGGAGACCCGCGTGACGGTGGAGCACACGGGCTGGGACACCGTGCCGGACAGCCACGTCGCGCGCCACACGGCCTCGAACCTCGTCTTCCTGCGCCGCCACGGCGAATACTGGCAGGGCCTGCTCGCGTCGTTCGCGGCAAGAGCGAAGTAGCTTTCCTCCCCCGTAACCACGGGGGAGGAAAGCTCGAGAGGAAAAATTCCGCGCAACGAAATATCGTTCGTTGCAGCGCACAACGTGGACTTATCCCCGCGGCGTGCACGATTTCACCATGCGATCCGCGGCGTCCGCAGGGCGCCCGCGGGGATAACTCCGTGTACGAATTATTTTCCTACAGGCCTTGAACCGAGTCGGTCCAACACCCATCTCGTCTATGTCCCCAAAATTGCATCGCTGCCGTCGGCCCCCCTTGGGAGCCGCTGCAGGCGCGTTTATGCTCGCGCCCACTTCAGGAGGCGCGCCATGATCGTCATCGTTCCTTATCGCCCCGAATGGCCCGCCGAATTCCGCGCCATCGCCGAGCGCCTGCGGGATGCGGGCGGCGATGCGATCCTCGCGATCCATCACATCGGATCGACCGCCGTGCCGGGGCTCGCCGCCAAGGACATCATCGACATCCAGATCACCGTCGCCGCGCTCGACACGCTGCGCCTGCCGTTGCCGGGATTCGTCCGGGGGGCGCCGGTCACCGATCATTGTCCGCCGGGTCTCACCCTTCCGCCCGCCGAGCTCGAGAAGCGCTTCTACAAATCCGAGGCGCGGCCGGCCAATGTGCATGTCCGTGTCGCCGGGCGCTTCAACCAGCGCTATCCGCTGCTCTGCCGCGATTATCTTCGCACCCATCGCGGCGCGGCGGACGCCTATGGCGAGATCAAGCGGCAATTGGCGCGTCTCGTCCCGGACGATGTCGAGGCCTATTACGACGTCAAGGATCCGGTGTTCGACATCATCATGGCCGGCGCCGAGGACTGGGCCGCGAGCACCGGCTGGACTGTGCCGCCGGGCGATTGAGGTCCGTACTCGATAAAATAAAATGTCATGGCCCGCGCCCTTCGACGCCGCCGCAGGCGGCGTCGAAGGGCGCGGGCCATGACAAGTTGTTGATGATGCGACGCCAATTGAGTCCAGACCGTAAGACGCGTCGCCCTCAATGGTTCGACAGCTGCACCGGGTTGCCGTCCGGGTCCTTGCCGTCGCACAGGCTGAAGCCTTCGCCGACGTGCACCTTGCCGAAGGTCGCGCCGCGCGCGACCAGCTTGGCGCGCGTCGCGGCGACGTCCTTGGCGTAGAACACGATCTTGGGGCCTTTGCGACCGGGGGAGGCGGGGCCGGAATGCAGCGCGATGCGGATCGGGCCGGCGGCGAATTCCCGCCAGCCCTTCTCGTCGGTGACGCGTTTGAGCCCGAGCACCTCTTCGTAGAACGCGCTCATCGCGTCCATCTTGCCGGTGAACAGGATGATCCGCGCGAGCTTCATCGCGGCGCTACGACTTGAAGGCCCGCTGCCACCAGCCCTTCTTGGGCGTGGCCGGCTTGGCGTCGTCGTCCTTCGGCGTGGTGTCGATCTCGTTCGCTTCGTTCAGCGACCAGGACGGCGACGACGCCGCGTTCGGGCTGACGCGCGGACGATGATCGCCTGGCGTGGTGTCGATCTCGTCGGGCTCGCCGAACCGGTTCGTGCCGAACGATGCGGGTGTCTGCGAGACCGGCGGCGCCACCACCGCGACCGGCGGCACGATCGGCGTTTCATCGGCCGTCACGGGTGCCTGCTCGTCGCCCTCGGCGAACCGTTCGCGATTGCCGCCGCGGCGGCCGCGCCGGCGCCGGCGCTTGCGGCGCTGGCCGTCCTCGCCCACCGGACCGGGCTGTCCGCCGGTGTCCGGATCTTGCTCGTCCGCGAGCGTCTTGACGCCGGTTTCCATCGACTCCGCACCGGCGTCTTCGCCGATCGCGACCGGTTCTGCGGCGGTGGCTGTCGCATCGCCCTGCGGCCGGGGAGCGCGCTCGTCGCGGCTGCGTCCGCCGCGATTGCGGCCGCCCCGGCGGCGCCGGCGGCGTCCGTCGCCCTGTTCGCCGTCCCGCGGTTCGCGGCGCGGCCGTTCCTGTTCTTCTTCCGGCGCGGCCTCGACCGCGTCGGCGATGACCGCGTCTTCAACCTGGAGCTCTTCCTCCTCGACGTAGTCGGCGTCCTCGTCTTCCATCGGCGCCGTGCTCATCGTGGCGAGGGCCGGGCGCGGGAAGTCTTCCGGATTGCGATGGCCGACGCGGTCGATCTCGAAGGCGCCCGCCATCAGCTCGGCCTTGGGCTCGAAATTGATGGTGATGGAATATTCGCTCTCCAGCCGCGACAGCTCGCGCCGCTTCTGGTTCAGCGTGTAGATCGCGACGTCGCTGGCGACGCGGACCGTCAGGCCCTCGGCGCGCTGCTTCTGCGCCTCTTCCTCCAGGCCGCGCAGCACGCGCAGCGAGGTGGATTCGACCGAGCGCACGATGCCCTGGCCGCCGCAATGCGGGCAGGGGACGGTCGAGCCCGCGACGACGCCGGCGCGCAGGCGCTGGCGGCTCATCTCCAGGAGGCCGAACTGGCTGATCTTTCCGATCTGGATGCGGGCGCGGTCGTTCTTCACCGCGTCGCGGATGCGCTTCTCGACGTCGCGGTCGTTGCGTCCGTCCTCCATGTCGATGAAGTCGATGACGATCAGGCCCGCGAGGTCGCGCAGCCGGAGCTGCCGTCCGATCTCCTCGGCGGCTTCGAGATTGGTCTTG
The nucleotide sequence above comes from Rhizomicrobium sp.. Encoded proteins:
- a CDS encoding GrpB family protein, which gives rise to MIVIVPYRPEWPAEFRAIAERLRDAGGDAILAIHHIGSTAVPGLAAKDIIDIQITVAALDTLRLPLPGFVRGAPVTDHCPPGLTLPPAELEKRFYKSEARPANVHVRVAGRFNQRYPLLCRDYLRTHRGAADAYGEIKRQLARLVPDDVEAYYDVKDPVFDIIMAGAEDWAASTGWTVPPGD
- a CDS encoding VOC family protein, which translates into the protein MLDNARDERSIFRASVIYQDDRAALDWLAKAFGFETALIITDDAGTLVHAEMQYRGALVMIARKFADALESPKALGGKSTQLLHVHVDTDIDAHFARARDAGAVILQEPSDQFYGDRTYRCADPEGHIWVFAQTVKVLTLGEMEQASGLTLRETL
- a CDS encoding VOC family protein gives rise to the protein MKLARIILFTGKMDAMSAFYEEVLGLKRVTDEKGWREFAAGPIRIALHSGPASPGRKGPKIVFYAKDVAATRAKLVARGATFGKVHVGEGFSLCDGKDPDGNPVQLSNH
- a CDS encoding M48 family metalloprotease translates to MAFLFGIVTALAIQVGPAAAQGILLLRDTETERALRSYEDPLLKAGGVDPAGVHIYLVNDSSVNAFVAEGQNMFIQSGMIMFAKNSLELKGVMAHETGHIVAGHLSRDSAAIQKAMVPMLLSMIVGIAAIAAGAGEAGMLILMGGQGLAEQQFNAFSRVQEATADQIAIKLLNKTHQSSRGLLATFVRLADEEARAQDRMDPYASDHPMGRDRVANLETEVEASPYKDVPEDPAVEHEYEMLQAKLAGYIEPLQTLFNRYPPSDMSKPARYARAMAYSRKPDLPKALAEINSLIKDEPNNPYFYEVLGQIYVSMAKPELGVAAFQKCVDLMPDASQLRVALAAAQLATERPALAQPALVNLKAALQREDDDPFAWYEAAAAYSQMGNEPMANLATAERYYAVGAYGPAVVFAQRAQHGLAQGSSDWQRANDIVAVSMPLARQQQQR
- a CDS encoding metalloregulator ArsR/SmtB family transcription factor — translated: MKGRAKLDTVLAALADPQRRRVVDLLSEQPRPAGALAAAVGVSPPAMSRQLRLLRQSGLVEERHDGLDARVRIYSLRPEPMTELKDWLAETEVLWGRQLLAFKAHVEKRPKAGRR
- a CDS encoding gamma-glutamyltransferase, whose product is MTPMLRLRILACASSLLLLSGCSFDLNQPLQVGGGPVAVDLTSGGGGSGGGGGKALVVGDEPFAVKVGAAILQQGGSAADAATAMYFALSVTYPVAAGLGGGGICILRDGASGRTEEFDFLARDSNGGGAYAVPGNVRGFALLQSAYGTLPWQRDVAPAEAYASAGFPISKALSTRIATAQDVIRLDAALAAEFLDESGNAKPAGSIVSNPDLAQTLATIRTQGPNGFYRGPVGARILAYSSSQGGGLTVAEYARYAPQRTAPQAMQLGNQYVYLPSQNTGAGAFAGALFDTLNRAQQTSVGANDLQASVIVAVKQALARFKVSNLPQDLGATGFAATDSAGQSVACGVTMNGPFGSGHNAQGTGVTLARAPSSGEAGLAAAFLTPVIATEGSGTLSLAGVGAGGPNGTAAMGYALARLAHGDGLIRRADLRSTGVAPYDTINAITCQGDACVALPDPGANGLGAAGDAGP
- a CDS encoding SRPBCC family protein, producing the protein MSSILVSVRVRAAPQAAFDLFTREIALWWRPSPLFRFTPRDGGVLSFEGGEGGRFIETLPNGKVFVIGRILVWQPGARLVFGWRQATFTKDQNTQVEVRFEAVGEETRVTVEHTGWDTVPDSHVARHTASNLVFLRRHGEYWQGLLASFAARAK